In Limisalsivibrio acetivorans, one genomic interval encodes:
- a CDS encoding TRAP transporter small permease subunit — translation MNKLINFLEAINEYVGRAVSVIGFVLLFVVMYEVIARKIFSSPTIWGFELSYMLYGALFILGAGYTLKHKMHISIDVIYGALPKKVQGIMDIVGYIIFFFPFMGVAIYATGKFTLQSWQGLEHGQSAWAPAIYPYKTLIPIGFILLTIQGIAEFLKAFRKFKSEES, via the coding sequence ATGAACAAACTAATTAATTTTCTCGAAGCCATAAACGAATACGTCGGCAGAGCCGTTAGTGTTATCGGCTTCGTTCTGCTGTTTGTGGTCATGTACGAGGTAATAGCCCGTAAGATATTCTCATCCCCTACAATCTGGGGCTTTGAGCTCAGCTACATGCTTTACGGCGCTCTTTTTATCCTCGGTGCAGGCTATACACTTAAGCACAAGATGCACATATCCATCGATGTTATATACGGCGCCCTTCCTAAAAAGGTTCAGGGTATCATGGACATCGTAGGATATATCATATTCTTCTTTCCCTTTATGGGCGTTGCAATATATGCAACCGGAAAATTTACATTGCAGTCATGGCAGGGACTAGAACACGGCCAATCGGCGTGGGCACCTGCTATATATCCATATAAAACCCTGATTCCGATCGGCTTCATTCTGCTTACTATCCAAGGTATTGCAGAGTTCTTGAAGGCGTTCAGGAAGTTCAAAAGTGAGGAAAGCTAA
- the ldhH gene encoding L-lactate dehydrogenase (quinone) large subunit LdhH, producing the protein MKSKIKEKISDKDLYTALKNFSSAYKQSRDKAYTGFDFKELQSEMNSVKELSKEKVNELFSQFKDNAESAGAKVYQAKDAADACKYIADLAKQKDSEYLVKSKSMTSEEIKLNDYLESENLKPIETDLGEWILQLAGEHPSHMVMPAIHKTRGQVSELFENHTGETVSREDIGEMVKVARNNLREFYFKAGVGITGANVAVAETGTIGIVTNEGNARLSSTIPPVHVVLVGYEKLVPTFREGLKVVRMLPKSATGQIITTYTTWIKGQNPSIKNETGNKEVHYVFLDSGRLDYLDHPLLKEALKCIRCGSCANICPAYEMVGGHVFGHVYIGAIGLIMTAMFHGDDNAKDILKLCIGCKACSANCPAGIDLQRIIAELNVMMGDKYGLGLPRKFFYKNIMANDAAFRKAMKAASAFSSPLTSKDGEYIKTIPLAGREINFRMLPSIKGDTFTDSHSKNTPPAPKGRVFFYPGCAVEYFYPQMGHALVKILEDAGYEVDTPEKAACCGLPAIHAGDGESGKKTIQNNLKYMKNPDDYEAYLVLCPSCGMAIVEDFPEYTEGENRELSERISPKVKSLGMFMAEKGIKLNLPKDKKVTYHTPCHQGRGLGVSAEGILADLLGDAFVPMQDSDVCCGFGGSWSFDYAEISSGVLGKKLDNIEKTGADIVLADCPGCVIQINGGAQKNGMKQEVMHLSEFFKKSTE; encoded by the coding sequence ATGAAGAGCAAAATAAAGGAGAAGATCAGCGATAAGGACCTATACACGGCCCTTAAGAACTTCTCCTCCGCATATAAGCAGTCCAGAGACAAGGCATATACAGGATTCGACTTCAAAGAGCTACAGAGCGAGATGAACAGCGTTAAGGAGCTCAGCAAGGAGAAGGTGAACGAGCTGTTTTCACAGTTTAAGGACAATGCAGAATCCGCAGGCGCCAAGGTTTATCAGGCTAAGGATGCTGCAGATGCCTGTAAATACATCGCAGATCTTGCTAAGCAGAAGGATTCCGAATATCTCGTAAAATCAAAATCAATGACCTCCGAGGAGATCAAGCTCAATGACTACCTCGAGTCGGAGAACCTCAAACCCATAGAAACGGATCTCGGCGAATGGATACTACAGCTCGCCGGCGAACACCCTTCCCATATGGTTATGCCCGCCATCCACAAAACACGGGGACAGGTCTCGGAACTTTTCGAGAACCATACGGGAGAGACCGTCAGCCGTGAGGATATCGGCGAGATGGTCAAGGTAGCCCGTAACAACCTGCGTGAATTCTACTTCAAGGCAGGGGTAGGTATAACCGGGGCAAACGTTGCCGTAGCCGAAACAGGAACCATAGGCATCGTAACCAACGAAGGTAACGCAAGGCTATCCTCAACAATACCCCCAGTACACGTTGTGCTTGTGGGATATGAAAAGCTTGTGCCCACCTTCCGGGAAGGGCTCAAGGTTGTTCGTATGCTCCCGAAGAGCGCAACGGGTCAGATCATAACAACGTATACAACATGGATTAAGGGGCAGAACCCCTCCATCAAGAACGAAACCGGAAATAAGGAAGTACACTACGTATTTCTCGACAGCGGCCGGCTCGATTATCTTGATCACCCTCTTCTCAAAGAGGCTCTCAAGTGCATCCGCTGCGGAAGCTGCGCAAACATATGCCCCGCCTATGAGATGGTGGGCGGACACGTTTTCGGACACGTATATATAGGAGCCATCGGCCTAATAATGACCGCCATGTTCCACGGCGACGACAACGCCAAAGACATCCTCAAGCTCTGCATCGGCTGCAAGGCGTGCAGTGCAAACTGCCCCGCAGGGATCGATCTTCAGAGGATCATCGCCGAGCTCAATGTGATGATGGGCGATAAATACGGTCTCGGACTCCCCCGCAAGTTTTTCTATAAGAATATAATGGCGAACGATGCCGCATTCCGCAAAGCAATGAAGGCGGCTTCTGCGTTCTCCTCACCCCTTACATCAAAGGATGGGGAGTACATAAAAACAATACCCCTGGCGGGCCGTGAAATAAACTTCAGGATGCTTCCCTCCATCAAAGGAGATACTTTCACGGACAGCCATAGCAAGAACACCCCGCCTGCCCCCAAGGGCAGGGTGTTCTTCTATCCCGGTTGCGCTGTGGAATATTTCTATCCCCAGATGGGGCATGCCCTTGTGAAGATCCTAGAGGATGCAGGCTACGAGGTGGATACACCCGAAAAGGCCGCCTGCTGCGGTCTCCCTGCAATCCATGCCGGAGACGGTGAAAGCGGCAAGAAGACTATACAGAACAACCTTAAATATATGAAGAACCCCGACGACTACGAGGCATACCTTGTTCTCTGCCCCAGCTGCGGCATGGCTATCGTGGAGGACTTCCCCGAGTACACCGAAGGTGAGAACAGGGAACTGTCAGAAAGGATATCCCCCAAGGTTAAATCCCTCGGCATGTTCATGGCTGAGAAGGGTATAAAACTGAATCTCCCGAAAGACAAGAAGGTTACCTACCACACCCCCTGCCATCAGGGAAGGGGTCTTGGTGTTTCCGCAGAGGGTATCCTCGCAGATCTCCTCGGTGATGCTTTCGTTCCTATGCAGGATTCAGATGTTTGCTGCGGCTTCGGTGGTTCATGGTCCTTCGACTATGCGGAGATATCCTCCGGTGTTCTAGGCAAGAAGCTGGACAACATCGAAAAAACAGGTGCGGACATAGTCCTTGCGGATTGCCCCGGATGCGTTATCCAGATAAACGGAGGAGCGCAGAAGAACGGCATGAAGCAGGAGGTTATGCACCTTTCGGAGTTTTTCAAGAAATCAACAGAGTGA
- a CDS encoding TRAP transporter large permease, producing the protein MGADILSVAMFLILLIAVFLGHPLGFTLGGLGIIFGLVGYGPGAFFILANKTYGLMTNYVLVAIPLFILMAQFLDKSGVAEELYETMYIVLGPIRGGLALATIVVSTVFAATTGIIGASVVAMGLLAAPSMVKKGYSYSLTAGVITAGGTLGILIPPSIMLVVYGGLVGISVGKLFLAAFVPGLMLATLYLVYTFIYCFFNPDAGPPLPKADRHHSAGRKFIMATKSMMPPIFLILAVLGSIGAGIATPTEAAGLGCVGALLLAAGNKRLDLKLMKDALIATLKITCMVMIIFVGANFYTSVFMGLGGGDVFTDLLFSISDNKYVILTIMMFIVFLLGMFVDWLGILLLCVPIFTPIAVDQLGFNPLWFALLVSINLQMSFLTPPFGYALFYLKGVAPEGMTLGHIYKGIIPFVLLQLVGLALCVSFPQIVTWLPDLIFK; encoded by the coding sequence ATGGGCGCTGATATACTATCGGTAGCGATGTTTTTAATCCTCCTTATTGCGGTGTTCCTGGGCCACCCCCTCGGCTTCACCCTTGGAGGACTCGGGATCATTTTCGGACTGGTGGGGTACGGCCCTGGAGCATTCTTTATCCTCGCCAATAAAACTTACGGTCTGATGACAAACTATGTTCTCGTTGCCATCCCTCTGTTCATTCTGATGGCGCAGTTCCTTGATAAATCGGGAGTTGCAGAGGAATTGTACGAAACGATGTACATTGTACTGGGGCCAATTAGAGGCGGTCTCGCCCTTGCCACCATCGTGGTTAGTACGGTTTTTGCCGCAACCACAGGTATCATCGGAGCTTCCGTTGTGGCTATGGGTCTTCTCGCCGCACCTTCAATGGTTAAAAAAGGATACAGCTATTCGCTGACAGCGGGGGTTATTACCGCGGGTGGAACGCTTGGAATTTTGATACCCCCATCGATCATGCTGGTTGTTTACGGTGGTCTGGTGGGTATCTCGGTGGGTAAACTCTTCCTCGCCGCTTTCGTTCCCGGGCTTATGCTTGCGACCCTGTATCTTGTTTATACATTCATCTACTGTTTCTTTAATCCCGATGCTGGTCCTCCCCTTCCCAAGGCGGACAGGCACCACTCCGCAGGTAGAAAGTTCATCATGGCTACAAAGTCCATGATGCCCCCGATATTCCTTATTCTGGCAGTTCTTGGAAGTATCGGTGCTGGAATCGCAACTCCCACAGAGGCCGCAGGTCTTGGTTGTGTTGGTGCGCTTCTTCTTGCAGCAGGTAACAAGAGACTCGACCTTAAACTTATGAAGGATGCACTTATTGCAACGCTGAAGATCACCTGTATGGTTATGATCATCTTCGTTGGTGCAAACTTCTATACATCTGTGTTCATGGGCCTTGGCGGTGGTGATGTTTTCACTGATCTCCTTTTCTCCATCAGTGACAACAAGTATGTGATCCTTACCATCATGATGTTCATCGTGTTCCTTCTTGGAATGTTCGTGGACTGGCTTGGTATCCTGCTTCTCTGTGTGCCGATATTTACGCCCATCGCAGTGGATCAGCTCGGCTTCAACCCCCTTTGGTTCGCCCTGCTCGTATCCATAAACCTTCAGATGTCATTCCTTACGCCCCCCTTCGGGTATGCACTGTTCTATCTTAAGGGAGTTGCGCCAGAGGGTATGACACTTGGGCACATTTATAAGGGTATTATCCCCTTTGTACTCCTGCAGCTTGTGGGACTTGCGCTCTGCGTATCCTTCCCTCAGATCGTTACATGGCTGCCGGATCTTATATTTAAGTAA
- a CDS encoding FAD-binding oxidoreductase: MSAAINGKFKEIVGSDNFWDEPADLMCYSYDSAFEKPVPPDMVVKPSDYDQVQKVIQLCRDADIPLITRGAGTNLSGGTVPVSGGCVMLTTGLNKILEVNTEDLYAVTQSGVVTAKFAEHISDHGLLYPPDPGSMKMSTMGGNVAENAGGLRALKYGVTSDYLMGVKFFDMDGNLVIGGGRTVKLVTGYNLPGLMVSSEGMLGVMVELIMKIVPVPEAKKSMLVSFGDVIKASETVSKIIQAKILPATLELMDNFTIKTVEEATNIGLPVDADALLLIEVDGHPEAVEDEYRKVIDICESLGGSVKVAENEQERDALWEARRKSLSSLARLRPTLILEDATVPRSRIPEMMQAVQNIRKKYDLTIGTFGHAGDGNLHPTILTDKRDEQEMARVEKAIDEIFETALKLDGTISGEHGIGSAKAKYLESELGKGSLIFMDKLKKGLDPKGLLNPHKMGL, translated from the coding sequence ATGTCAGCCGCAATTAATGGAAAATTCAAAGAAATAGTGGGTTCGGACAACTTTTGGGATGAACCCGCTGATCTGATGTGCTACAGCTACGATTCTGCATTTGAGAAGCCCGTTCCACCGGATATGGTGGTTAAACCTTCGGACTATGATCAGGTGCAGAAGGTCATCCAGCTGTGCCGTGATGCGGATATTCCGTTAATTACAAGAGGAGCGGGGACGAATCTCTCCGGAGGTACAGTTCCCGTCTCCGGCGGCTGCGTTATGCTCACCACCGGCTTAAATAAGATCCTCGAAGTTAATACAGAGGATCTCTATGCCGTTACCCAGTCCGGAGTTGTTACGGCGAAGTTTGCCGAGCACATATCCGATCACGGACTCCTATATCCTCCGGATCCGGGTAGTATGAAGATGTCCACCATGGGGGGCAACGTTGCTGAGAACGCCGGAGGGCTTAGGGCTCTCAAATACGGTGTTACCAGTGACTATCTCATGGGTGTAAAGTTTTTTGACATGGATGGTAACCTTGTCATAGGTGGAGGGCGTACGGTTAAGCTTGTTACCGGATATAACCTCCCCGGCCTTATGGTCTCTTCCGAGGGGATGCTGGGGGTTATGGTCGAGCTCATTATGAAGATCGTTCCCGTACCAGAGGCGAAGAAATCCATGCTTGTGAGCTTCGGTGATGTTATAAAGGCTAGCGAGACTGTATCCAAGATTATACAGGCAAAGATCCTCCCCGCCACCCTTGAGCTCATGGACAATTTCACCATAAAAACCGTTGAAGAGGCCACAAATATAGGCCTCCCCGTCGATGCGGATGCGCTTCTGCTCATCGAGGTGGATGGACACCCCGAAGCCGTTGAGGATGAGTACAGGAAGGTTATCGATATATGCGAATCCCTCGGCGGAAGCGTTAAGGTGGCAGAGAACGAGCAGGAGCGAGATGCGCTCTGGGAAGCGAGAAGAAAGTCGCTCAGTTCCCTTGCAAGGCTACGCCCCACTCTCATTCTTGAGGATGCCACAGTACCCCGCAGCCGTATCCCGGAAATGATGCAGGCTGTGCAGAACATAAGAAAGAAATACGACCTTACCATCGGAACATTCGGCCATGCCGGAGATGGAAACCTTCACCCCACAATCCTTACGGATAAGCGGGATGAGCAGGAGATGGCCAGGGTCGAGAAAGCGATAGATGAAATATTTGAAACCGCCCTCAAGCTGGACGGAACTATTAGCGGAGAGCACGGTATAGGTTCTGCGAAGGCAAAGTATCTGGAAAGCGAACTGGGTAAG
- a CDS encoding TRAP transporter substrate-binding protein, producing the protein MKRRIFSLVMVLMFAFSLSAVAADKKYRWKMIETWTTGIPFHNVAQHFCDTVDEITDGQLTIKLFPAGAIVPAFEVFDAVRNGVAEMGHDWSGYWKGKDQAFVAFASVPFGFDAMDYTMWFYGADGMELANELYAEYGLIPFPTGNTGQELGFFTKKPVNEISDMEGMKVRTVGWAADILTQLGVSVSPMPGGEVYLALERGVIDSAEFSSPSITLPMGFHEVAKNVVEPGWHQPSVQLMSMVNKKAYDKLPKHLQKAIEVAAKETQVWSMGYFEAKNAEAIREYKKAGVNFTKLSEDSLNELAKTSKAYLDGLRKKHPYLDKVLASQENFKADFANWRDLRSGLAAWPYDQYIDGKHFQ; encoded by the coding sequence ATGAAACGCAGAATCTTTTCATTGGTAATGGTTCTTATGTTTGCCTTCAGCCTTTCAGCTGTTGCAGCAGACAAGAAGTACCGCTGGAAAATGATCGAGACCTGGACAACCGGAATTCCCTTCCACAATGTAGCTCAGCACTTCTGTGATACAGTTGACGAGATCACAGACGGACAGCTCACTATCAAGCTCTTCCCCGCTGGTGCTATCGTTCCTGCTTTCGAGGTTTTCGATGCAGTACGTAACGGTGTTGCAGAGATGGGCCACGACTGGTCCGGATACTGGAAAGGTAAGGATCAGGCATTCGTAGCCTTCGCATCCGTTCCCTTCGGTTTCGACGCAATGGACTACACTATGTGGTTCTACGGCGCTGACGGTATGGAGCTTGCAAACGAGCTTTATGCTGAATACGGTCTTATTCCCTTCCCCACAGGAAACACTGGTCAGGAACTCGGTTTCTTCACGAAGAAGCCCGTTAATGAGATCAGCGATATGGAAGGTATGAAAGTACGTACAGTGGGTTGGGCTGCTGATATTCTTACTCAGCTCGGCGTATCTGTTTCCCCCATGCCCGGCGGCGAGGTTTACCTTGCACTTGAGAGAGGGGTTATCGACTCTGCAGAGTTCTCCTCACCCTCAATCACACTCCCCATGGGATTCCACGAAGTTGCTAAGAACGTTGTTGAGCCCGGCTGGCACCAGCCCTCTGTTCAGCTTATGAGCATGGTAAACAAGAAGGCTTACGACAAGCTTCCCAAGCACCTTCAGAAAGCTATTGAAGTTGCAGCTAAAGAAACTCAGGTTTGGTCCATGGGTTACTTCGAAGCTAAAAACGCTGAGGCTATAAGAGAATACAAGAAGGCTGGCGTTAACTTCACAAAACTCAGCGAAGACTCACTCAACGAGCTTGCTAAGACTTCCAAGGCTTACCTTGACGGCCTTCGTAAGAAGCACCCCTACCTCGACAAGGTTCTTGCTTCTCAGGAGAACTTCAAGGCAGACTTCGCTAACTGGCGTGACCTTCGCAGCGGTCTTGCTGCATGGCCCTACGACCAGTACATCGACGGCAAGCATTTTCAGTAA
- a CDS encoding LutC/YkgG family protein: protein MNDTSVLERFIHFSEMVSNENVLVTSEELKQKIEELKPSYANIPLIGITETNTEITEAGIEAAVVEADYAIGETGSVVVNSWDEKLRMATCLAEHLYAVVPESRIVMTLDEIEEYMTEKNKNPYSYIAFITGASRTADIERVLTIGVHGPVKMTVFIVKGV from the coding sequence ATGAACGATACAAGTGTTCTGGAAAGATTTATTCATTTCTCCGAGATGGTGAGCAATGAGAATGTGCTTGTTACCAGCGAGGAGCTGAAACAAAAAATTGAGGAGCTCAAGCCCTCCTATGCAAACATCCCCTTAATAGGTATCACAGAAACAAACACCGAGATAACCGAAGCGGGTATTGAGGCTGCAGTTGTTGAGGCGGACTATGCCATCGGCGAAACCGGCTCCGTTGTCGTCAACAGCTGGGATGAGAAGCTCCGCATGGCAACCTGTCTGGCAGAACATCTTTACGCTGTCGTGCCGGAATCCAGAATAGTTATGACACTGGACGAAATAGAAGAATACATGACCGAAAAGAACAAAAACCCCTATTCATACATAGCATTCATAACAGGCGCCAGCAGAACAGCGGATATCGAAAGGGTTCTCACCATAGGCGTACACGGTCCTGTAAAAATGACAGTATTCATAGTTAAGGGTGTATAA